From the genome of Gavia stellata isolate bGavSte3 chromosome 3, bGavSte3.hap2, whole genome shotgun sequence, one region includes:
- the LOC104260546 gene encoding leucine-rich repeat-containing protein 40-like, with protein sequence MDTATSFGCASSGPDPLWRYLTEHDPKYEGKKKLKISGRELASVPVQVFGLDQLQVLEMSPERESCLRYRMELLPREISHLRNLTCLYVDSNNLKKIPAEIGALSHLERLTLSNNRLSSLPPEMGALQRLHSLHLANNSLTELPAPLCQLRSLTFLDVSDNKIGTIPSSIRHLEKLETLLLLFNSLESLPEDVCLLRNLHTLWLGNNHLRSLPASFGELVNLDWGYSYCSCNFDGNPLESPPPEVCSRGPDEIRDYFLSFRRTQRD encoded by the coding sequence ATGGACACAGCCACCTCCTTTGGATGTGCCTCTTCAGGCCCCGATCCACTCTGGAGGTACCTTACAGAGCACGATCCAAAGTatgaagggaagaagaaactCAAGATCTCAGGCAGAGAGCTGGCGTCGGTTCCTGTGCAGGTCTTTGGCTTGGACCAGCTGCAGGTCCTGGAGATGAGCCCGGAACGAGAGAGCTGCCTGAGGTACCGGATGGAGCTGCTGCCCCGAGAGATCAGCCACCTGAGGAACCTAACCTGCCTCTATGTGGACTCCAACAACTTAAAGAAAATCCCTGCTGAAATTGGCGCTTTGAGTCACTTGGAGAGGCTCACTCTGAGCAACAACCGCCTGAGCTCGCTGCCTCCAGAAATGGGGGCACTTCAAAGGCTGCACAGCCTCCACCTGGCCAACAACAGCCTCACCGAACTGCCTGCACCCCTCTGCCAGCTGAGGAGCCTCACCTTTCTAGATGTGAGCGACAACAAAATAGGCACAATCCCCTCCAGCATTCGGCATCTGGAGAAACTGGAAACGTTGCTGTTGCTCTTCAACTCACTGGAGAGTCTGCCTGAGGATGTCTGTCTTCTGAGGAATCTGCACACCCTTTGGTTGGGAAACAACCATCTACGGTCCCTTCCAGCAAGCTTTGGGGAGCTGGTGAACCTGGACTGGGGATACAGTTACTGTTCATGCAACTTTGACGGGAATCCGCTGGAAAGCCCTCCCCCTGAAGTCTGCAGCAGAGGCCCTGACGAGATCAGAGACTATTTCTTGTCATTTCGTAGGACTCAGAGAGACTAG